GGCTGATATTGGGAAGGCAAGGCTTTGGTTTGGGCAGAGAGAGAATGTTGGTGATGGAAAAGCCCCTGTTGGAAAATATTTACTGGCCCAGGatgatttcagttggaaaaggcctttaagagaGTCCAGCCAGTCTTAACTACCAAGGCTGCCtctaacccatggccctcagcatcacatctctgcagctttgaaacacctccatcaatggggattcaaccacctccagggacagcacatgccagtggttgagaaccctttcagtgaagaagtttcttctaatgcccaacctaaacctcccctggtgcagcctggggccatttcctcttatcttaccacttgttcctagggagaaaaaaacaatcccacctggctccaacctcctttcagggagttgtagagagccagaaggtctcccttcagcctccttttctccagactaaacaagcccagttccctctccAAGCCTGTTCTCtacacccttcaccagctttgttgccctcctctggacacactccagtccctcaaagtccttcttgcagtgagagccccaaaactgatCCCAGTTGttaagatgtggcctcaacagtGCCTGCTTCCTGCcgtgctcctgctggtcacaccattgctgatccaggccagaatgctggtggccttcttggccagctgggcacactgctgtccctaGGTGTAACAACCAAATCTGTCAGCAGATCTAATAACGAACTGcagaaaggaagcagagaaTGCTGCCCTGTGTGGTGGCTTAGAATTAATGGTTTGTGTTCTGTTTCAtcagagaatcccagaatggtttgggttggcaaggacctccaaaggtcatctggtccaagcccctccagtgagcagggacaccttgacTCTGATAGTTAATGCAGGCACACACAGGGTTATGTAGGAAGGGGTTCTGCTGTGAACCCCAGCATGATCCTCGCTCTCTTTAGGGCTGCCAATGCCTCAGCTGAAGCTGCTCAGCTATTGTGTTGGGGCATGGACAGGGAGAAGGTGGAGCAATGAGATCGTAAGGGCTGAAAGGCAGGGACTAGAAGAAGAATCACAGCAACTTGTGCttcagaaggaaagggaaggaatagGACCTAGTGTGATCCAGCTTGTTCGAGCAGGAGACCCTGAGCTGGTTCTGGTGCCTGAGCTAAGTACAAAGGCCATCAAGTCCatagcagggaaggagagaataTTTATCATCAGTTCAGCCTTTCTGCTCCAAACTTCCATATTGCTTTGGAAATCTGTAGAGGTCAGCAGTGCTCTGGCCTCAGGCAGCCTTCCAGAATCCATCCAGCTGTATTTCTGCAGGGTGTGCTGCAGGGATGCTCTTGGTGGGAAGCTGAATTtgagctctgctttgttttaGATGCCTAACCATTATGACAATGACTGTCCCACTGCCCCAGTGCCGTGTTTCTACAGTGCCTTTGGGTGTCCTGAGAAGGTAAGCCTCTGCTCAGTCAGGAGCTGCACACCTCCTGCATGGTTGCTGTGGTGTCTGTTTCCACTTCTTGCCTCCACCCACAAGCCCAACTCCTTGGTTatttgtgtgtggggggggtgtttGTTTTGAGATGTCTCAGTTATGAAACACtccctggtgagaccctgccTTTCAAAAGCCTTTTTCACCTTCCAAACACTCTGTGAATGATTTGCTTGATGAACTTGCTTTTTCCAGACCATGAGTACTTTTCTCATGGCAATAAAATAGCTTCCAGCCACTTGAGCAACCcagtctagctggaggtgtcactgcttgctgcaggcgagctggacaagatgacatttgagggtcccttctgtggtgctgtgttttCTTCCGAAGTTGTGCCAAATACAGTTATGGTTATTAGAGTTGCTAGGTTTAGAGATTtatagaatggattgggttggaatggaccttcagttccaatgcccctggcctgggcagggacatctttgaGCAGGTtactgaaggcctcatccagtctggccttgcacacctccagggaaggggcatccacagcctccctgggcaacctgtgccagtgtatcCCCACCTTCACTCTAAGAAATTCAGTGAGGAAAACctgagaagggacctccaaagtccatccagtccaacccccctgcactcagcagggacatcctgcactacAGCAGGTCGCTCACAGTCTTGTCCAGTCTcaccttggacacctccaggcatgggcctcaactccctccctgggcaacctgttggcagtgttccagcaccctcctggtgcagaacttgttcctcacatccaacctcaatctgctctgctctcatttcaaaccattgccctcatcctgtccctgcaggcctttgcaaacagtccctctgcagccttcttgtagccccttcaggtcctggcaggctgctcttcgatctgcctggagccttctcttctccagactccatGAGCCTGTCCTCAGTGCTGATGTAGAGCACAGAAAAAGTCCTGCCTGTATACTTAGGAGCTTTTCCCTATGTCACTGCTTTGAGTCATGCAAGATTTGCCTCCTGGTGTTTGAGCTTCTTTTCTTGGTGCTCTTCACTTTGGACCCCTGCTTTGTTCCACCCTCTGCCCTTTGACTCCCGTGCCAGCTGTTCTCACACCACAGAAGCTGCTAGATGTTGTTTGATGGCCTTCAAAGGCACGGGCAATGGGTGATGTTTTCCTCATGCCTCTCTCAATCCTAGATGCAGAGGAATGAACTGGCACGACACATGCAGGAGTTCACTCAGGTCCACATGAGGATGATGGCCCAGAGCTTTCAGAACATCAGCGTCACTGCTGCCAACCCCGTGCCCTTCATCAACGGCCTGCCCTTCGAGCCTGCCCTCTTCTCACACGTGTCACGTGCCCCATACGAGTGCAATCCAGATGTGGAAAACTTCAAAGAGACCATCCAGCAGCTGGAAGGTCGCCTGGTGAGGCAAGACcaccagctgagagagctgattGCTAAGATGGAGACTCAGAACACTCACATGGCAGAGCTGAAGCGCACCATCCGCAGTCTGGAGGGGAaggtggctgagctggaggCCCAGCAGTGCAATGGGATTTACATCTGGAAGATCGAGAACTTCAGCGGCCTGCAGAAGGCCCAGGAAGAGGAGAAGCCTGTGGTGATGCACAGCCCTGGCTTCTACACCGGGAAGCCTGGCTACAAGCTGTGCCTGCGGCTGCACATCCAGCTGCCCAGCGCCCAGCGCTGCGCCAACTTCATCTCGCTGTTCGTGCACACCATGCAGGGGGAGTACGACAGCCACCTGCCCTGGCCCTTCCAGGGCACCATCCGCCTCTCCATCCTCGACCAGTCGGACGGCCCCGAGCGGCAGAACCACGAAGAAGTGATGGAAGCCAAGCCAGAGCTGTTGGCCTTCCAGAGGCCGACGATTCACCGCAACCCCAAAGGCTTCGGCTACGTCACCTTCATGCACCTGCAGACCCTGAAGCAGAGAACCTTCATCAAGGACGACACCCTCCTGGTGCGCTGCGAGGTCCTCACGCGGCTGGACCTCAACAGTCTGcgcagagaaggcttccaggctCGCAGTGCTGATGGAGCCCTGTAGCCTCTGGCTgagggagtcacagaatggaagggcttggaggggacctccagagatcatccagtccagccccttgccagagcaaggtcacccaggacaggtctcacaggaacacatccaaataggtctggaagggctccagagaaggagactccacaacctctttgggcagcctgctccagggctctggcaccgtCACTCTCCTACTCCcttggcacctcctctgctccagctggcacctgttggcccttgtcctgtccttggacaCCCCTGAGCAGAACCTGGCTGCGTCCTCCACACACTGCCCTGCATATCTTAATcaccagcaatgaggtcagccctcaggctcctctgctccaggctctaaGCCCCAGAGCTCCCTTAGCCTAGTCTCACAgaaggtgctgcctgcagcagcttggtggctctgggctgcactctCAAGTGGTTTCCTAcggtccttcttgaactaaggggcccagaactggacacaatattccagatgtggcctaaccagagcagagaggcagcagaacctctcttgacttacccaccacagcccttctaatccacccctgGATGCccttagccttcttggccacaggtgGCCATTGCTGGCTTGTGGgcatccttctgtccaccaggacctccagatccctttttccagagctgctctctcacaggtCAGTCCCCACCCTACAGTGGTCCATGGGattgctctttcccaggtgccagactcaaCCCTTACTCTTGTTGGTTCTCATTCCCTTTCTCCCCACCCAACTCTCtagcctggccaggtctggctgaatggcagcacagcctgagggggtgTCAGGCACCGCTCCCAGTtcggtgccatcagcaaactggcaggcagtgccctctgtaTGCTCAGCCAGATCAGCTGCTTCATCACCCATACAGACTGCATCTGGAGAAGGTCAGAGCTGCCATCATCACTGATCTCCACCTGAGCAGAACTTTGTTGGTGCTGCTTTACTCttatggtttggggtttgttttctctgaGCATCTATGTCcagctctttgctgctgttctctgctcaaaggactcagctatttcTGTATCAAGCTCAATGGAGTGTGGGTGATCAGAATTTAAGCGCCTAGAAGAAAATCCTGTTGGAGTGCCCAGACATCTCCTTTTGGGAACACTTCAGTCAGGTCAGGGAAGTTCTGTAAATCTTTTCACCTCGGTGCCTTACAGCaaaggctgtggcagggagacAGCCAGAGGAGTAAGGGTGAAGGGattgctgtttgctttgcaCGCGGCTTGGCAGAGTTGAGAGTTTCTGTGTTGTCTTGCCTAGAATTTGGAACTAGCCACGTTGCTCTTGAGATCTGAAGTCATGGCAAGACTCTGCTAGGCTGAGATGTGCTTTCAGCCTTGTCCGCTGCTGGGTTAGCCTCCAGAAGCTGCCTGTTGCTGTAGCCTGGTCTCAGTCTCTCTGGAAGCCATGTGGCAGAATTGTGCTGCAAGCTGAGTGACTCTGAGCTGAGTGCTCTGCAGCAATGTGTGATGTGGTCTGAAAGCCCCTCCAGATTCCTCTTCTGCTGAGTCTCATCATGTGTGCTCCGGGCCCAGGGTGTCAGCCACCATCACCAGAGGCAGGGCAGCCTAAGGGTTGgatggcacagctctgtgtggTGGGGTCTTCACCTGAAGCTGATCATGGTTCAGAGTGAGTGGACACAGGAGTAAAAGTCTCTGCTGAGTGGAGAGGGGGATGCAGAGTTTGGTTAACTGGGAATGTAACCTGAGTTTGCACCAAAGCTGAGCTCATGCCCTGCATCTCTACAAACGATCTCTTGGTGCTCTGGGTGATATCTGACCTCTGGCACCACCTGTGGCTCCTCAGTGGGCATCTGGCTGGAGCAGCATTCAGCCACGGTGGGTGTGCCCTCTCCCATTAGCTCACAGGAGCCACCCTCAGAGCGTcggagaggcagaggagcctgTTGCTAATTAGAGTGTGAGAAGCTGCAATCCTCTTTGCCCTTGGGAAGAATTCCATAGTTGTTGGGcagggttggatggggctttgagcaccctgctctagtgggaggtgtccctgctgtggcggggaaggaggggggtggaactggatgcacttcagggtccctttcaacttacTCCACTCTCTGACTGTCCCAAACACTGGATTCTCTCTGCCCAGGTTCCCCGAGCTTCCTAAAGTTGCAGGACTCCTTCCCTGGGATTGTGTGTGGGGCCAAGGTTTGGTTTGATCAGTCCAAAGCTGAACAGGGCCAAGCTCACTGGTGCTGAAAGTTTGAACTTCTTATGGTGCTGATCAAACTCTGAAACTTGTCATGaaaaagaggggaaggaaaaacattttGGTCACCCCAGAACCTGATAGCAAGGAAAGAACTCAGCCATACCTAAAGCAGATCTACAGAGTTTCTGTGAGCTGCTGGAACAACCCAAGGACCTCAGGCATTGCAGGATTCCAGTTTTTCATCCCCACCAGAGCAATCCCAAGGGGACCATTAGTGGGGAAGATGCATCTGCTTCATAGCTAGAAGGCTGCTGAAAGACTGCTCTGGTGTGTAGCTCTGGGAGGATGCTCTGCCTGCTTGCATGGCATTCAAAGTTCCAGGCCCCAACCTACCCCTTTGCTTATCAGCTCCAGATGAGTGAAATACCTTTTGCagacagagccctgcagtgagctgcagaagggctgTGTTCAGTGGGGCATCCTGAGCTTCCTGACTGATGGaaatgcagccaggtggggactTTGGTGTCTCCTGTGTGAGCATAAGTGACTCACACCGGGAGAAGAGCCCTGCTTGGAAGCTGTCTTTGCaaacctcagcagcagtgttCGCACTGAACAGCCTTGTCCTGTTAGCTCGGTGGGGTTTGGAGCATCTTCACTTGGAGCCTTTCTTGAAGCTGAACCATTCGTAGCCTAGAGCTGTTCATAGGCTTGGCAGTGCCCATCAAACACTGCACAGCAGTTCTCCAGTCACTCCCAAGCTCTGGCAGTTACCCAGTTATCTTCTCAAGGTGCTCAGAGACTCCcattctcctctcttctgtttGGAGGTTGTTTTTCTCTTGTGGGGCAGAACAGACACTTGTgagggctgcctcctgccacacTTCTTCTCCACCCTGGTGGTATTAACAAAAATCTTACTCTGGTGTTCTGATAGTTACTACCCAACCTCCACTCTGTTCATTCaacttttgctttccttctgaAGCTTTCCATCATGGCCTGAAGTTTAGCTTTGAGCCCTGTCTGCAGGATCTGAGGTACTTCTACCTTGGGAGGAAACTCAGGTTCAGGAGCTGAAATGGTTCATCTTTCACTGTTCTGCAACAGCACAGCCCAACAGGGACTAGAAAGCTGTTGCTTGAGCCACAGTCAGAGGAATGCTTTCTGCATTGCTGCCCTTGGGCTGGGTTTGTATTGGAGCAGCACCACGGAGTGATGCCAAACGACTCTTAACAGCAGAGGCTGACAGCAGGAGTCTTTCAGAGCTCCTTTGCTAGCAGTTCCATTTTAGCAGTCATGAGAAATTCTATGTGTTAATGAAGGATTTCTGCACCTTCTGGTTCCATTTTCCTCTTGCTTCCTCCACCTTCTAACCTCCTCTTCATTTTAACTGCAGTTCAGAGCTTTCTCCAACAATAATGTCATTTGCAGCTAACGGAAGACCTTAGGAGTCTGCATTGGTATAATCCCTGGGGATCTTCAAagtcaggctcaacagggctctgggcaccttGGATCTAagggaggatgtctctgctgactgcagggaggtcgaaggttctttccaacccagactgttctGTTACTGTCACCATCTGAAGGAGCCATCTTCACCACTGTTACCACTATTGCCATCTTCACCACTATTCCCAAACTGCCTAAGGTCAGCACAGAGAGATTCTGTTTCTCTAGGTAAATATTCCCCTGCAAgagcctctttttcttttcccctgcctCCAAATGTCATCTTTTCCCTTGAGACATTGTTTTGCCATCATGGATTTGAGATGGAACTGCTAGGAAGCAGGAAGGTCCTCAGTGCCCTGAGCTGTCTCTAAACCAGATCCAAAGAAACCTGTGGACTGGAGCAGTCTCCTGTGGTGTTTCTTCAGGAATGGGCCTCAGTTCTGGCACTTGTGATGCTTTGCATCATTGCTGGGTCTTGAGAAGGTGCAGAAGAGTGGTTTTAGCTTCTTTGACCTTCCAAATTTCTGTTGTCTTGAATGTATTTGAAGCCACCCCTCTTAGGATGTGTATTGCAAAGCTGCTATGGCACAGATTTGTCCTGGCCTAGGGGTTTTCTTTGTGCCCCTGAATGTCTTtcccctgcagggcagggacagtTTCTTTGACTCCAGATGTTGGTCTGTAATGTCCACATGGGAGCTCAGGCAGTGTGAGATGTACAGGCTTGTTAGTGGGCTGGtgatctgcctgctgctgtttgctgtcaAGGGATTAAAGCATCAGAGCGGGGTGGCCTGTCTGCACTTATTTGGAGATGTTCTCAGGGCACAGGGATTGAGGAtggagcagaaggcagctctgaggtcactGGTAAAGGTTTACTGTGCTTATTTGCCTTTTTGAACAGAAGGAAAGTCCTCCTGTTCCTCTGCAAGTCTCCATAGATGGGTTTAATATATTTTGTAATGAATGCCAACCAGACTGCTGCCAGGGTTGGGAAAATAAACAACAGAAACCATGCACTGGGGCTGCGTCTTTGATTGGTACAGAGAGCAAGTCACAAAGGTTGTGACTCAGAGAgggaaactttttcactgtgagggtgctggagctctggagcaggctgcccagagagattgtggagtcttcttctctggacactttccaaacctgcttgAATGTTTTTCTGTGACCTGCCTTGGGTGACTCTGCTCTAGCGGGTTTGGACTgtgtgatctttggaggtcccttccaacccctaccgcTCGGTGATTGCGTGAACTGCCTTTTGTTCTCCCATCACCCTTCAGCCTCCCACCCCATCTTCTCACCACCGttcagcctgcagcctccttttggcCACCCACACCTCTTCAGCATTTCCCCTGTTTTCGGTCTGCCACCTCCGTTTGCTGTCCGGCTCCCTCTGTGCTCGCTACTGCCACCCTGTGCCCATGTcctggtgctgcagctcagtgaccACACTCTGTGCTCGCTGCTGCCACCTGTGCCCATGTcctggtgctgcagctcagtgaccACACTCTGTGCTCGCTGCTGCCACCTGTGCCCAAGTcctggtgctgcagctcagtgaccACACTCTGTGCTCGCTGCTGCCACCTGTGCCCATGTcctggtgctgcagctcagtgaccACACTCTGTGCTCGCTGCTGCCACCTGTGCCCAAGTcctggtgctgcagctcagtgaccACACTCTGTGCTCGCTGCTGCCACCTTTGCCCAAGTcctggtgctgcagctcagtgaccACACTCTGTGCTCGCTGCTGCCACCTGTGCCCAAGTcctggtgctgcagctcagtgaccACACTCTGTGCTCGCTGCTGCCACCTGTGCCCAAGTcctggtgctgcagctcagtaACCACACTCTGTGCTCGCTGCTGCCACCTGTGCCCAAGTtctggtgctgcagctcagtgaccACACTCTGTGCTCGCTGCTGCCACCTGTGCCCAAGTtctggtgctgcagctcagtgaccACACTCTGTGCTCGCTGCTGCCACCTGTGCCCAAGTcctggtgctgcagctcagtgaccACACTCTGTGCTCGCTGCTGCCACCTGTGCCCAAGTtctggtgctgcagctcagtgaccACACTCTGTGCTCGCTGCTGCCACCTGTGCCCAAGTtctggtgctgcagctcagtgaccACACTCTGTGCTCGCTGCTGCCACCTGTGCCCAAGTtctggtgctgcagctcagtgaccACACTCTGTActcgctgctgccaccctgtgtcTAAATcgcagcatcacaggatggaagggacctctggagagctcgAATCCAACTCCTCTGCCGGAGCAGAAAAGTAGAATCTAacgcaggtggcacaggaacacatccagacgtggctggaaaggctccagagaaggagactccacagcctctctgggcagcctgtgccactgctctctcacccttacagcaaagaagttcttccttgtcTTAAGGTGcaatttcctgtgctgtagtttcaatccattgccccctgtcctttTCTagagcacaactgagaagaatcTGACCCCTCCCTCTTGAGTCCCAGTTGTCATATATTTATGAACATGTATTATATCTCTTCTaagtcttcaccagaccaagaagccccaggtccctcaacctctcctcacagagcactgTTCCAGctccttaatcatcttcatatccctctcctgtccctcctgaactggggagcctagaactggattcagtattccaggtgagttCTCACCAGGGcggagtagaggtggaggagaacctccctccatctgctggccactctcTTAATGACCCCCAAGACCTCATTGGCTTtgttggccaccagggcacattgctgtcccatgcagagcttgatgcccaccagcactcccaggtccctctccgtggggctgctctgcagcagatcacctcccagcttgTACcagtgcagtttattgttccttcccaggtacaggactctgcactgatccttgctgaacctcattagCTTCCTCTCtacccagctctcagtctgtccaagtctctttGAATGGCCTCACAGTCTGcaggtgtctcagccaagcctcccagtttggtgtcatcagcaaacttgctgagcagactctgcctgtgccctcatcaatgtcattgataaacagcactgacccctggagGACTCagcagtcacagctctccagctgaattTGGCGCCATTGACTATCACTCTGCACTCTCttgtgtaaccagttcctaatccatctcgttctctgctcctctctcccacacctgagcttgctcacagggatgttgtgggagacagtgtcaaaagccttgctaaggtcaaggtggACTACATCTACTGGTGACCTGTAGCTACCCATttagttatggcatcatagaatgctatcaggttagtcaagcctGA
This genomic interval from Pogoniulus pusillus isolate bPogPus1 chromosome 1, bPogPus1.pri, whole genome shotgun sequence contains the following:
- the TRAF6 gene encoding TNF receptor-associated factor 6 — its product is MSLLYSDSSCGSREAEGGCRAAMASACSAAVKDDSISSTGTANPPSSFTEETQGYDVEFDPPLESKYECPICLMALREAVQTPCGHRFCKGCIVKSIRDAGHKCPVDNEILLENQLFPDNFAKREILSLMVKCPNKGCSMKMELRHLEEHQLQCDFSTVECPQCQGAVQKNHLKEHRTQECPRRQVCCPNCATSMAYEDKELHDQTCPLANVFCEYCNTVLIREQMPNHYDNDCPTAPVPCFYSAFGCPEKMQRNELARHMQEFTQVHMRMMAQSFQNISVTAANPVPFINGLPFEPALFSHVSRAPYECNPDVENFKETIQQLEGRLVRQDHQLRELIAKMETQNTHMAELKRTIRSLEGKVAELEAQQCNGIYIWKIENFSGLQKAQEEEKPVVMHSPGFYTGKPGYKLCLRLHIQLPSAQRCANFISLFVHTMQGEYDSHLPWPFQGTIRLSILDQSDGPERQNHEEVMEAKPELLAFQRPTIHRNPKGFGYVTFMHLQTLKQRTFIKDDTLLVRCEVLTRLDLNSLRREGFQARSADGAL